The proteins below are encoded in one region of Coturnix japonica isolate 7356 chromosome 10, Coturnix japonica 2.1, whole genome shotgun sequence:
- the KIF7 gene encoding kinesin-like protein KIF7 isoform X1, with product MEYFKSDGGPNPIHPTPRASQPARNTPRPSSQTLPPRSQRCRPPDAISGRRAALRPAMGPEGAAVRVAVRVRPLLPKEVLRGHRSCLRGDADTGEVALGHRRRFRFAAVLPEAAGQEDVYRACVRPLLRAFFQGFNATVFAYGQTGSGKTYTIGEASVASINEDEQGIIPRAMAETFQLIDENDLIDYTVRVSYLEVYKEEFRDLLQVDTASKDIQIREDDKGNIVLCGVKESEVEGLDEVLSLLEMGNTAKHTGATHINAQSSRSHTIFTVTMEQRRGAGRVTRLALSNQPTIPASGQVLVSKFHFVDLAGSERIVKTGNTGERLKESIQINSGLLALGNVISALGDPRRKGSHIPYRDSKITRILKDSLGGNAQTVMIACVSPSSSDFDESLNTLNYASRAQNIQNKAVVNCRKETEQVEELHLQIKNLQKALEQRHRSETRIINRSDTAKRCPQEPTARLLAECAHYRTCTDAAYRLLMELQEDSNLTVEQILRVKEWLCAVESERSELTSAGLDSGIESTSAEDQSLEVQGCKLPKAQGQAGTEKDSEAIKDKHVANLQRQVERLEEENRDFLAALEDAMEQYKLQSDKLQEQQDKISELHVRLEMAMPNPCVPELLENLHLVTATQRPHTAPLVATQPHGLSRIPTEQSGKGLCQKLNSSPSLKADTASCKPNLPSGAELRDTALRREHSQGLEKAAELSSEEDEEWEQKRSLYQRRNGIPSWSRREVSSKLSEEPSGGHPFLIQEEQLELPKEACRRQERPAGKDSEWRLVQAQQKIRELAINIRMKEELITELIKTGRDAQALNKQYCQKIGELEQEAEQVRAELSDSQRQLQELEGKEPWDPGEKRKLQEYRTRVAAAQSKAQVLSKKKQATERLVSLSAQSEKRVQELERNIQLMRRQQGQLQRRLREESEQKRRLEAEMNKRQHRVKELELKHEQHQKILRIKTEEIAAFQRKRRSGSNGSVISLEQQQKIEEQKKWLDMEMDKVLEQRRALDELEDELRKREAIVAKKEALLQEKNGLESKRLRSSQALTDDIVRVSSRLEHLEKELTEKNGQLRHGSAHDQQQIRQEISNLRQEKDQLLKQRLELDNKLRQGTLLSPEEERILFQLDEAIEALDAAIEYKNESITCRQRVLRASASLLSQCEMNLMAKLSYLSSSETRALLCKYFDKVVTLREDQHRQHIAFSELEMQLEEQQQLVHWLEAAVERQRLEMDRQLTLQQKEHEQNMQLLLQQSHEHMEEGLASSKLQYEGRIQVLEKELSRYMRANQELSQRLNSINLHPGAAKAGMERNTHTGTCEEFSNGELPLPPAEENHRGRDESRDLVHAPLPATWRRSSLPTDSTGDPRHEVHLPRSLGPAKPRREPRRASLNVTPLPYHPEMIDVRKNPL from the exons ATGGAGTACTTCAAAAGTGACGGAGGACCcaaccccatccatcccaccccacGAGCATCCCAGCCGGCACGGAACACCCCCCGCCCCTCCTCTCAGACACTCCCACCTCGCTCCCAGCGCTGCCGGCCGCCTGACGCCATCTCTGGGCGCCGAGCAGCGCTCCGCCCGGCCATGGGCCCGGAGGGGGCGGCGGTGCGGGTGGCGGTGCGGGTCCGGCCGCTGCTGCCCAAGGAAGTGCTGCGTGGGCACCGCTCCTGCCTGCGGGGGGATGCGGACACCGGGGAGGTGGCGTTGGGTCATCGCCGGCGATTCCGCTTCGCCGCCGTGTTACCCGAGGCGGCGGGGCAGGAGGATGTGTACAGAGCCTGCGTCCGGCCGCTGCTGCGGGCTTTCTTCCAGGGCTTCAACGCCACCGTGTTCGCCTACGGGCAGACGGGCTCCGGAAAGACCTACACCATCGGGGAGGCCAGCGTCG CTTCCATCAATGAGGATGAGCAGGGCATCATCCCACGAGCCATGGCAGAGACCTTCCAGCTTATTGATGAGAATGACCTCATTGACTACACAGTGCGTGTGTCCTACCTGGAGGTGTACAAGGAGGAGTTCCGGGACCTTCTGCAGGTGGATACAGCCAGCAAAGATATCCAGATCCGAGAGGATGACAAGGGCAACATTG TGCTCTGCGGTGTGAAGGAGTCTGAGGTGGAAGGACTGGATGAGGTGCTGAGCCTGCTGGAGATGGGCAACACAGCCAAGCACACGGGTGCCACGCACATCAACGCGCAGTCCAGCCGCTCACACACCATCTTCACGGTGACGATGGAGCAGCGACGCGGTGCCGGCCGTGTCACCCGCCTTGCGCTGTCCAACCAGCCCACCATCCCCGCTTCAGGACAGGTCCTGGTCTCCAAGTTCCATTTTGTGGACCTGGCGGGCTCAGAACGGATCGTCAAGACAGGAAACACtggggagaggctgaaggagagCATCCAGATCAACAGCGGGCTGCTGGCCTTGGGCAACGTCATCAGTGCCTTGGGGGACCCTCGGAGGAAGGGCAGCCACATTCCTTATAGGGATTCCAAAATCACCAG gatCCTGAAGGACTCCCTGGGGGGCAATGCCCAGACTGTGATGATAGCGTGTGTCAGCCCTTCCTCCTCCGACTTTGATGAGAGCCTCAACACGCTGAACTACGCCAGCCGAGCTCAGAACATCCAGAACAAAGCGGTGGTAAACTGCCGCAAGGAGACAGAGCAGGTGGAGGAGCTCCACCTGCAGATAAAGAACCTGCAGAAGGCACTGGAGCAGCGGCACCGCTCCGAGACACGCATCATCAACCGCTCAGACACCGCCAAGCGCTGCCCCCAGGAACCCACTGCTCGGCTGCTGGCTGAGTGCGCGCACTACCGGACCTGCACGGATGCTGCTTACCggctgctgatggagctgcaggaggacagcAACCTGACGGTGGAGCAGATCCTGCGGGTGAAGGAGTGGCTGTGCGCGGTGGAGAGCGAGAGGAGTGAGCTGACCTCAGCCGGGCTGGATAGCGGCATCGAGAGCACTTCTGCAGAGGATCAGAGCCTTGAGGTGCAGGGCTGCAAGCTGCCCAAAGCCCAG GGGCAGGCAGGCACCGAGAAGGACAGCGAGGCCATCAAGGACAAGCATGTGGCCAACCTGCAGAGACAAGTGGAACGTCTGGAGGAGGAGAACCGGGATTTCTTGGCTGCCCTGGAGGATGCCATGGAGCAGTATAAGCTGCAG AGTGACaaactgcaggagcagcaggataAGATCTCAGAGCTGCACGTGCGCCTGGAGATGGCGATGCCAAACCCATGTgtgccagagctgctggagaacCTGCACCTTGTGACTGCCACCCAGAGaccacacacagccccactggTGGCCACGCAGCCCCACGGCCTCAGTAGGATCCCCACCGAGCAGAGCGGAAAGGGCCTGTGTCAGAAG CTTAACAGCAGTCCCTCCTTAAAGGCAGACACAGCCAGCTGTAAACCAAACCTACCCAGCGGTGCAGAGCTCAGGGACACGGCCCTGAGGAGGGAACACAGCCAGGGCTTGGAGAAGGCAGCCGAGCTGTCCTCAGAAGAGGATGAAGAGTGGGAGCAGAAGCGGTCCCTGTATCAGCGCCG GAACGGGATTCCCAGCTGGAGTAGGAGAGAGGTGAGCAGCAAGCTGAGTGAGGAGCCGAGCGGAGGCCATCCCTTCTTGATtcaggaggagcagctggagctgcccaAAG AGGCATGCAGGAGGCAGGAGCGCCCTGCAGGGAAGGACTCAGAGTGGAGGCTGGtgcaagcacagcagaagaTCCGGGAGCTGGCCATTAACATCCGCATGAAGGAGGAGCTGATCACAGAGCTCATCAAGACAG GCAGGGACGCGCAGGCTCTGAACAAGCAGTACTGCCAGAAGATCGGCGAGCtggagcaggaagcagagcaggtGCGGGCTGAGCTGAGTGACAGCCAGAGGCAGCTCCAGGAGCTGGAGGGCAAAGAGCCCTGGGACCCCGGGGAGAAGCGCAAGCTGCAGGAGTACCGCACACGCGTGGCAGCTGCCCAAAGCAAGGCACAG GTCCTGAGCAAAAAGAAGCAGGCAACCGAGAGGCTGGTGTCGCTTTCGGCCCAGAGTGAGAAGCGGGTGCAGGAGTTGGAGAGGAACATCCAGCTGATGCGGCGGCAGCAGGGCCAGCTGCAGAGGCGGCTGCGGGAGGAGAGCGAGCAGAAGAGGCGGCTGGAAGCGGAGATGAACAAGCGGCAGCACCGTGTGAAG GAATTGGAACTGAAGCATGAGCAGCACCAGAAAATCCTGCGCATCAAAACAGAGGAAATTGCAGCTTTCCAGAGGAAGCGGAGGAGTGGAAGCAATGGCTCCGTCAtcagcctggagcagcagcag AAAATTGAGGAACAGAAGAAGTGGCTGGATATGGAGATGGATAAAGTGCTGGAGCAGCGCCGGGCCTTAGATGAGCTGGAGGACGAGCTGAGGAAGCGTGAAGCTATTGTGGCCAAAAAGgaggctctgctgcaggagaagaACGGCCTGGAAAGCAAGAGACTGCGCTCCAGCCAG GCCCTGACAGATGACATAGTCCGTGTGTCAAGCCGCCTGGAGCATCTGGAGAAGGAGCTGACGGAGAAGAACGGGCAGCTGCGCCACGGCAGTGCCCACGACCAGCAGCAGATCCGACAAGAGATCAGCAACCTGCGCCAGGAGAAGGACCAGCTGCTGAAGCAGAGGCTGGAGCTTGACAACAAGCTGCGCCAGGGCACGTTACTGTCCCCAGAG GAGGAGCGGATCCTGTTCCAGTTGGATGAGGCAATTGAAGCTCTGGATGCAGCAATTGAGTACAAGAATGAGTCCATCACATGCCGACAGCGCGTGCTGCGGGCCTCAGCCAGCCTGCTGTCCCAGTGCGAGATGAACCTCATGGCCAAGCTCAGCTACCTGTCTTCCTCTGAGAcaagagctctgctctgcaagtACTTTGACAAG GTGGTGACGCTGCGAGAAGATCAGCACCGGCAGCACATTGCCTTCTCAGAGCTGGagatgcagctggaggagcagcagcagctggtgcacTGGCTGGAGGCAGCTGTGGAGCGGCAACGCCTGGAGATGGACCGGCAGCTCAccctgcagcagaaggaacaTGAGCAGaacatgcagctgctgcttcagcagagcCATG AGCACATGGAGGAGGGGCTGGccagcagcaagctgcagtACGAGGGGAGGATTCAGGTGCTGGAAAAGGAGCTGAGCCGTTACATGCGGGCAAACCAGGAGCTGAGCCAAAGGCTTAACAGCATCAATCTCCATCCAGGAGCAGCCAAAG CAGGGATGGAGAGAAACACGCATACAGGGACTTGTGAGGAATTCAGCAATGGGGAGCTGCCCCTGCCTCCTGCAGAAGA
- the KIF7 gene encoding kinesin-like protein KIF7 isoform X2 gives MEYFKSDGGPNPIHPTPRASQPARNTPRPSSQTLPPRSQRCRPPDAISGRRAALRPAMGPEGAAVRVAVRVRPLLPKEVLRGHRSCLRGDADTGEVALGHRRRFRFAAVLPEAAGQEDVYRACVRPLLRAFFQGFNATVFAYGQTGSGKTYTIGEASVASINEDEQGIIPRAMAETFQLIDENDLIDYTVRVSYLEVYKEEFRDLLQVDTASKDIQIREDDKGNIVLCGVKESEVEGLDEVLSLLEMGNTAKHTGATHINAQSSRSHTIFTVTMEQRRGAGRVTRLALSNQPTIPASGQVLVSKFHFVDLAGSERIVKTGNTGERLKESIQINSGLLALGNVISALGDPRRKGSHIPYRDSKITRILKDSLGGNAQTVMIACVSPSSSDFDESLNTLNYASRAQNIQNKAVVNCRKETEQVEELHLQIKNLQKALEQRHRSETRIINRSDTAKRCPQEPTARLLAECAHYRTCTDAAYRLLMELQEDSNLTVEQILRVKEWLCAVESERSELTSAGLDSGIESTSAEDQSLEVQGCKLPKAQGQAGTEKDSEAIKDKHVANLQRQVERLEEENRDFLAALEDAMEQYKLQSDKLQEQQDKISELHVRLEMAMPNPCVPELLENLHLVTATQRPHTAPLVATQPHGLSRIPTEQSGKGLCQKLNSSPSLKADTASCKPNLPSGAELRDTALRREHSQGLEKAAELSSEEDEEWEQKRSLYQRRNGIPSWSRREVSSKLSEEPSGGHPFLIQEEQLELPKEACRRQERPAGKDSEWRLVQAQQKIRELAINIRMKEELITELIKTGRDAQALNKQYCQKIGELEQEAEQVRAELSDSQRQLQELEGKEPWDPGEKRKLQEYRTRVAAAQSKAQVLSKKKQATERLVSLSAQSEKRVQELERNIQLMRRQQGQLQRRLREESEQKRRLEAEMNKRQHRVKELELKHEQHQKILRIKTEEIAAFQRKRRSGSNGSVISLEQQQKIEEQKKWLDMEMDKVLEQRRALDELEDELRKREAIVAKKEALLQEKNGLESKRLRSSQALTDDIVRVSSRLEHLEKELTEKNGQLRHGSAHDQQQIRQEISNLRQEKDQLLKQRLELDNKLRQGTLLSPEEERILFQLDEAIEALDAAIEYKNESITCRQRVLRASASLLSQCEMNLMAKLSYLSSSETRALLCKYFDKVVTLREDQHRQHIAFSELEMQLEEQQQLVHWLEAAVERQRLEMDRQLTLQQKEHEQNMQLLLQQSHEHMEEGLASSKLQYEGRIQVLEKELSRYMRANQELSQRLNSINLHPGAAKGMERNTHTGTCEEFSNGELPLPPAEENHRGRDESRDLVHAPLPATWRRSSLPTDSTGDPRHEVHLPRSLGPAKPRREPRRASLNVTPLPYHPEMIDVRKNPL, from the exons ATGGAGTACTTCAAAAGTGACGGAGGACCcaaccccatccatcccaccccacGAGCATCCCAGCCGGCACGGAACACCCCCCGCCCCTCCTCTCAGACACTCCCACCTCGCTCCCAGCGCTGCCGGCCGCCTGACGCCATCTCTGGGCGCCGAGCAGCGCTCCGCCCGGCCATGGGCCCGGAGGGGGCGGCGGTGCGGGTGGCGGTGCGGGTCCGGCCGCTGCTGCCCAAGGAAGTGCTGCGTGGGCACCGCTCCTGCCTGCGGGGGGATGCGGACACCGGGGAGGTGGCGTTGGGTCATCGCCGGCGATTCCGCTTCGCCGCCGTGTTACCCGAGGCGGCGGGGCAGGAGGATGTGTACAGAGCCTGCGTCCGGCCGCTGCTGCGGGCTTTCTTCCAGGGCTTCAACGCCACCGTGTTCGCCTACGGGCAGACGGGCTCCGGAAAGACCTACACCATCGGGGAGGCCAGCGTCG CTTCCATCAATGAGGATGAGCAGGGCATCATCCCACGAGCCATGGCAGAGACCTTCCAGCTTATTGATGAGAATGACCTCATTGACTACACAGTGCGTGTGTCCTACCTGGAGGTGTACAAGGAGGAGTTCCGGGACCTTCTGCAGGTGGATACAGCCAGCAAAGATATCCAGATCCGAGAGGATGACAAGGGCAACATTG TGCTCTGCGGTGTGAAGGAGTCTGAGGTGGAAGGACTGGATGAGGTGCTGAGCCTGCTGGAGATGGGCAACACAGCCAAGCACACGGGTGCCACGCACATCAACGCGCAGTCCAGCCGCTCACACACCATCTTCACGGTGACGATGGAGCAGCGACGCGGTGCCGGCCGTGTCACCCGCCTTGCGCTGTCCAACCAGCCCACCATCCCCGCTTCAGGACAGGTCCTGGTCTCCAAGTTCCATTTTGTGGACCTGGCGGGCTCAGAACGGATCGTCAAGACAGGAAACACtggggagaggctgaaggagagCATCCAGATCAACAGCGGGCTGCTGGCCTTGGGCAACGTCATCAGTGCCTTGGGGGACCCTCGGAGGAAGGGCAGCCACATTCCTTATAGGGATTCCAAAATCACCAG gatCCTGAAGGACTCCCTGGGGGGCAATGCCCAGACTGTGATGATAGCGTGTGTCAGCCCTTCCTCCTCCGACTTTGATGAGAGCCTCAACACGCTGAACTACGCCAGCCGAGCTCAGAACATCCAGAACAAAGCGGTGGTAAACTGCCGCAAGGAGACAGAGCAGGTGGAGGAGCTCCACCTGCAGATAAAGAACCTGCAGAAGGCACTGGAGCAGCGGCACCGCTCCGAGACACGCATCATCAACCGCTCAGACACCGCCAAGCGCTGCCCCCAGGAACCCACTGCTCGGCTGCTGGCTGAGTGCGCGCACTACCGGACCTGCACGGATGCTGCTTACCggctgctgatggagctgcaggaggacagcAACCTGACGGTGGAGCAGATCCTGCGGGTGAAGGAGTGGCTGTGCGCGGTGGAGAGCGAGAGGAGTGAGCTGACCTCAGCCGGGCTGGATAGCGGCATCGAGAGCACTTCTGCAGAGGATCAGAGCCTTGAGGTGCAGGGCTGCAAGCTGCCCAAAGCCCAG GGGCAGGCAGGCACCGAGAAGGACAGCGAGGCCATCAAGGACAAGCATGTGGCCAACCTGCAGAGACAAGTGGAACGTCTGGAGGAGGAGAACCGGGATTTCTTGGCTGCCCTGGAGGATGCCATGGAGCAGTATAAGCTGCAG AGTGACaaactgcaggagcagcaggataAGATCTCAGAGCTGCACGTGCGCCTGGAGATGGCGATGCCAAACCCATGTgtgccagagctgctggagaacCTGCACCTTGTGACTGCCACCCAGAGaccacacacagccccactggTGGCCACGCAGCCCCACGGCCTCAGTAGGATCCCCACCGAGCAGAGCGGAAAGGGCCTGTGTCAGAAG CTTAACAGCAGTCCCTCCTTAAAGGCAGACACAGCCAGCTGTAAACCAAACCTACCCAGCGGTGCAGAGCTCAGGGACACGGCCCTGAGGAGGGAACACAGCCAGGGCTTGGAGAAGGCAGCCGAGCTGTCCTCAGAAGAGGATGAAGAGTGGGAGCAGAAGCGGTCCCTGTATCAGCGCCG GAACGGGATTCCCAGCTGGAGTAGGAGAGAGGTGAGCAGCAAGCTGAGTGAGGAGCCGAGCGGAGGCCATCCCTTCTTGATtcaggaggagcagctggagctgcccaAAG AGGCATGCAGGAGGCAGGAGCGCCCTGCAGGGAAGGACTCAGAGTGGAGGCTGGtgcaagcacagcagaagaTCCGGGAGCTGGCCATTAACATCCGCATGAAGGAGGAGCTGATCACAGAGCTCATCAAGACAG GCAGGGACGCGCAGGCTCTGAACAAGCAGTACTGCCAGAAGATCGGCGAGCtggagcaggaagcagagcaggtGCGGGCTGAGCTGAGTGACAGCCAGAGGCAGCTCCAGGAGCTGGAGGGCAAAGAGCCCTGGGACCCCGGGGAGAAGCGCAAGCTGCAGGAGTACCGCACACGCGTGGCAGCTGCCCAAAGCAAGGCACAG GTCCTGAGCAAAAAGAAGCAGGCAACCGAGAGGCTGGTGTCGCTTTCGGCCCAGAGTGAGAAGCGGGTGCAGGAGTTGGAGAGGAACATCCAGCTGATGCGGCGGCAGCAGGGCCAGCTGCAGAGGCGGCTGCGGGAGGAGAGCGAGCAGAAGAGGCGGCTGGAAGCGGAGATGAACAAGCGGCAGCACCGTGTGAAG GAATTGGAACTGAAGCATGAGCAGCACCAGAAAATCCTGCGCATCAAAACAGAGGAAATTGCAGCTTTCCAGAGGAAGCGGAGGAGTGGAAGCAATGGCTCCGTCAtcagcctggagcagcagcag AAAATTGAGGAACAGAAGAAGTGGCTGGATATGGAGATGGATAAAGTGCTGGAGCAGCGCCGGGCCTTAGATGAGCTGGAGGACGAGCTGAGGAAGCGTGAAGCTATTGTGGCCAAAAAGgaggctctgctgcaggagaagaACGGCCTGGAAAGCAAGAGACTGCGCTCCAGCCAG GCCCTGACAGATGACATAGTCCGTGTGTCAAGCCGCCTGGAGCATCTGGAGAAGGAGCTGACGGAGAAGAACGGGCAGCTGCGCCACGGCAGTGCCCACGACCAGCAGCAGATCCGACAAGAGATCAGCAACCTGCGCCAGGAGAAGGACCAGCTGCTGAAGCAGAGGCTGGAGCTTGACAACAAGCTGCGCCAGGGCACGTTACTGTCCCCAGAG GAGGAGCGGATCCTGTTCCAGTTGGATGAGGCAATTGAAGCTCTGGATGCAGCAATTGAGTACAAGAATGAGTCCATCACATGCCGACAGCGCGTGCTGCGGGCCTCAGCCAGCCTGCTGTCCCAGTGCGAGATGAACCTCATGGCCAAGCTCAGCTACCTGTCTTCCTCTGAGAcaagagctctgctctgcaagtACTTTGACAAG GTGGTGACGCTGCGAGAAGATCAGCACCGGCAGCACATTGCCTTCTCAGAGCTGGagatgcagctggaggagcagcagcagctggtgcacTGGCTGGAGGCAGCTGTGGAGCGGCAACGCCTGGAGATGGACCGGCAGCTCAccctgcagcagaaggaacaTGAGCAGaacatgcagctgctgcttcagcagagcCATG AGCACATGGAGGAGGGGCTGGccagcagcaagctgcagtACGAGGGGAGGATTCAGGTGCTGGAAAAGGAGCTGAGCCGTTACATGCGGGCAAACCAGGAGCTGAGCCAAAGGCTTAACAGCATCAATCTCCATCCAGGAGCAGCCAAAG GGATGGAGAGAAACACGCATACAGGGACTTGTGAGGAATTCAGCAATGGGGAGCTGCCCCTGCCTCCTGCAGAAGA